In Paralichthys olivaceus isolate ysfri-2021 chromosome 13, ASM2471397v2, whole genome shotgun sequence, the following are encoded in one genomic region:
- the ptpn3 gene encoding tyrosine-protein phosphatase non-receptor type 3 produces the protein MPKPDLLCLVQLLNGTIETFRVSKQDEGVVLLDQVCNHLGLQERQLFSLQIRESSTAIASITANTHSPRWLEPEKPFKKQIKGLASPFYLNFRVRFFISDPNSLQHEQTRHLYFLQIRSDIREGRLQCPLSAAVVLASYAVQSEMGDHCLTRPPGYLSKCHFIPEQDEDFLCKVEDLHPQHKGLKQSEAELCFLNTARTMELYGVELHAAMDVNNTPLMVGLASSGVAIFCNMICSSFFPWVNIIKISFKRKRFLIHLKCKHGETQDCEVSLILPCPKTCKILWRSCVDHHSFFSSNRSTPKLNNSTVQSYTKLITQHLGFSNSKTESGPVCHRVVGGMVWNPVLQRSISSEYLETKSLPSRSPPSTPNWRSPRVRHGIHKPRPSSMELTNELKDMSEGEDVFYTYRASVSSSKDSDGDTSPQHLSAVFTRGPDEVLFPADDSIGEEESSHPYDKGALGDGDLMLICIAPDHEGKFGFNVKGGVDQKMPLAVSHVKPDSPAGRCEPKLLEGDLVVLINGRDISEHTHDQVVMFIRASRESHSRELALLIRRKGSGRAAPLLQLFPTLTLTGPSQGDKVQSPGPSEQVTTLEESMRQLERGIQSGTLCFHFENLYRRKHGLSLTCAQLPENMEKNRYKDVLPYDATRVVLQGQEDYINASHITVAPPVSGVCLRYVAAQGPLPQTCTHFWQTVWEQQTHAIIMLTTLTERGRTKCHQYWPHPPEVKDYGHMRVKCHSEECNLAYVTRHFTLTHTQRGEERTVTHLQYVAWPDHGVPDDPSDFLLFISSVRERRKGKEPLMVHCSAGIGRTGVLITMETALTLLDDGRPVFPLDIVKTLRDQRAMMVQTTYQFQFVCEAILQVHKEKHGGSKAS, from the exons ATGCCAAAACCGGACCTGCTCTGCCTGGTTCAGCTGTTGAACGGCACCATCGAGACCTTCAGAGTCAGC AAGCAGGATGAAGGCGTGGTTCTGTTGGACCAAGTGTGCAACCACCTGGGCCTGCAGGAGAGGCAGCTCTTCAGTCTGCAGATCAGAGAATCCAGCACAGCCATCGCCTCGATCACAgccaacacacactctcct AGATGGTTGGAGCCTGAGAAACCCTTCAAGAAGCAGATAAAAG GTCTCGCATCTCCCTTTTATCTGAACTTCAGAGTGCGATTCTTTATCTCTGATCCCAACTCTCTGCAGCATGAACAGACAag ACATCTGTACTTCCTCCAGATCAGGAGCGACATCAGAGAAGGACG GTTGCAGTGTCCGCTGAGTGCAGCTGTGGTGTTGGCCTCGTACGCCGTGCAGT CGGAGATGGGCGATCACTGTCTGACACGACCCCCTGGTTACCTCTCAAAGTGCCACTTTATCCCTGAACAAGATGAAGACTTTCTGTGTAAAGTGGAGGATCTGCATCCACAGCACAA GGGGCTGAAGCAGAGCGAGGCAGAGTTGTGTTTCCTCAACACAGCACGGACGATGGAGTTGTATGGAGTTGAGCTGCATGCTGCCATG gaTGTCAACAATACCCCTCTGATGGTGGGATTGGCCTCAAGTGGAGTTGCAATATTCTGTAATATGATTTGCTCCAGTTTCTTCCCCTG GGTGAATATAATCAAGATTTCATTTAAGAGGAAGCGCTTCCTTATACATCTGAAATGTAAACAC GGTGAGACGCAGGACTGTGAGGTGTCTCTGATCCTGCCCTGTCCTAAAACCTGTAAAATCCTGTGGCGGTCCTGTGTGGATCATCACTCTTTCTTCAGCTCCAACCGCTCAACCCCCAAACTCAACAACAGCACGGTTCAGTCCTACACCAAGCTGATAACGCAGCACCTGGGCTTCAGCAACAGTAAAACCGAGAG TGGTCCAGTGTGCCATCGAGTGGTGGGAGGGATGGTGTGGAACCCAGTCCTGCAGAGATCGATTTCATCAGAGTATCTCGAGACCAAGAGTCTGCCCTCCAGATCGCCGCCGTCTACCCCAAATTG GCGAAGCCCTCGAGTTCGTCACGGAATCCATAAACCACGCCCGTCCTCAATGGAGCTGACCAATGAGCTTAAAGACATGTCGGAGGGAGAGGACGTGTTCTACACTTACAGAGCATCTGTGAGCAGCAGCAAGGACAGTGATGGAGACACTTCACCACAGCA TCTTTCTGCCGTTTTTACCCGTGGACCAGATGAGGTTTTGTTCCCAGCCGATGACAGTattggagaggaggaaagcTCCCACCCCTACGACAAG GGCGCTCTCGGCGATGGAGACTTGATGCTCATATGTATCGCCCCTGATCATGAGGGCAAGTTTGGCTTCAATGTTAAA GGTGGGGTTGATCAGAAGATGCCTCTAGCCGTATCCCATGTTAAACCTGACTCTCCG GCAGGTCGATGTGAGCCCAAACTCCTGGAGGGAGACCTGGTCGTCCTCATCAATGGTCGAGACATTTCCGAGCACACACATGATCAGGTCGTCATGTTCATAAGAGCCAGCAGAGAGTCGCACTCCAGAGAGCTCGCCCTGCTCATCAGACGTAAag GTTCTGGCAGAGCGGCGCCCCTGCTACAGTTATTTCCCACCCTCACGCTCACCGGCCCATCGCAGGGAGACAAAGTTCAGTCCCCTGGCCCGTCGGAGCAGGTTACGACACTGGAGGAATCGATGAGGCAGCTGGAGAGAGGAATACAGTCCGGCACGCTCTGTTTCCATTTTGAG AATTTATACAGGAGGAAGCATGGTTTGTCGCTGACTTGCGCTCAACTCCCAGAGAACATGGAAAAGAATCGGTACAAGGATGTTTTACCTT ATGATGCTACCAGAGTGGTGCTCCAGGGCCAGGAGGACTACATCAACGCCAGCCACATCACG GTGGCGCCCCCGGTGTCTGGTGTGTGTTTACGTTATGTTGCGGCTCAGGGTCCTCTGCCACAGACCTGCACTCACTTTTGGCAAACTGTGTGGGAGCAGCAGACACACGCCATCATCATGCTTACAACTCTGACAGAGAGGGGACGG ACTAAGTGCCACCAGTACTGGCCGCATCCACCTGAAGTGAAGGACTACGGGCACATGCGGGTGAAGTGTCACTCAGAAGAGTGTAACCTTGCATATGTGACGCGGCAtttcactctgacacacacacag aggggtgaggaacgtACAGTCACACACCTGCAATATGTTGCGTGGCCGGACCACGGTGTACCCGATGACCCTTCggatttcctgctgtttatCAGTTCAgtcagggagaggaggaaaggcaAGGAGCCATTAATGGTACACTGCAG CGCTGGGATTGGACGGACAGGTGTTCTGATCACTATGGAAACGGCGCTGACTCTGTTGGATGACGGTCGGCCGGTGTTCCCACTGGACATTGTCAAAACACTGAGAGATCAGCGAGCCATGATGGTTCAGACCACG tatCAGTTCCAGTTTGTGTGCGAGGCCATTCTACAAGTCCACAAAGAGAAACATGGCGGATCTAAAGCATCTTAA
- the sgk2b gene encoding serine/threonine-protein kinase Sgk2b, with protein sequence MTVTPERPMTHAKMTRLVSFLSALLKGKKVAFSDFLHKLVSSQQLCQHLDTQKILRRQSRLRKEKDQKSPVSSVDTETSQMKPSDFDYLKVIGRGSFGKVLLARHREQGGYYAVKVLQKKMIVKRKEQRHVMVERSVLLKGLQHPFLVGLHFSFQTPNMLYFVLDYVNGGELFYHLQREGSFPEARSAFYAAEMAMALGYLHSLDIVYRDLKPENILLDSEGHVMLTDFGLCKEGVAIGGIMHTFCGTPEYLAPEVLQGCPYSPAVDWWGLGTVLFEMLFGLPPFYSLSKAEMFEKKLYAPLQLGSGVSQAARSLLEGLLDRDVTKRTGASRDLEELQEHPFFASIDWDDLLARRVEPPFIPNVSGPGDISHVDPEFTLQPIPASVNERCQASAASEAFPGFSFMNPVEYMTPQPVS encoded by the exons ATGACGGTGACTCCAGAGCGGCCGATGACTCACGCCAAGATGACGCGGCTCGTGTCGTTTTTATCAG ctCTGCTCAAAGGGAAGAAAGTTGCCTTCAGTGACTTCTTACACAAACTTGTCTCCAGTCAACAACTCTGCCAACA TTTGGACACCCAGAAAATCCTGCGGCGACAGAGCAGGCTGAGAAAAGAGAAGGACCAGAAAAGCCCCGTG AGCTCAGTGGACACAGAAACCTCTCA GATGAAGCCGTCAGACTTTGACTACCTCAAAGTTATCGGCAGAGGAAGCTTTGGAAAG GTGCTGCTTGCAAGACACAGAGAACAAGGGGGCTACTATGCTGTGAAAGTGTTGCAGAAAAAGATGATCGTCAAGAGGAAAGAG CAGAGGCATGTGATGGTTGAGAGGAGCGTACTGCTGAAGGGGCTGCAACATCCATTCCTAGTGGGACTTCACTTCTCCTTCCAGACGCCGAACATGCTCTACTTCGTCCTGGACTATGTCAATGGAGGGGAG CTTTTTTACCATCTCCAGAGAGAGGGCTCATTTCCTGAAGCAAGATCTGCTTTCTACGCTGCAGAGATGGCCATGGCGCTCGGCTACCTCCACTCTCTTGACATCGTTTACAG AGACCTTAAACCAGAGAACATCCTGCTGGACAGCGAGGGTCACGTGATGCTGACGGACTTTGGGCTGTGTAAAGAAGGCGTGGCCATAGGTGGGATTATGCACACATTCTGTGGGACTCCAGAGTACCTCGCTCCAGAGGTGCTACAGGGCTGCCCGTACAGTCCAGCAGTGGATTGGTGGGGACTCGGCACTGTGCTTTTTGAGATGCTCTTTGGACTG CCTCCATTCTACAGTCTCAGCAAAGCAGAGATGTTCGAGAAGAAACTCTACGCTCCTCTGCAGCTGGGGAGCGGGGTGTCTCAGGCGGCACGCTCACTGTTAGAGGGCTTGCTGGACAGGGACGTCACCAAACGCACAGGGGCGAGCCGTGACCTC gaggagctgcaggaacatCCTTTCTTTGCCTCCATCGACTGGGACGACCTTCTGGCCAGGAGAGTGGAACCTCCCTTCATCCCAAACGTG TCTGGTCCCGGTGATATCAGCCACGTCGACCCCGAGTTCACGCTACAACCCATCCCTGCCTCCGTGAACGAGCGGTGCCAGGCGAGCGCTGCCAGCGAGGCCTTCCCAGGATTCTCCTTCATGAACCCAGTGGAGTACATGACACCACAACCTGTTTCATAA
- the LOC109623843 gene encoding putative transmembrane protein 244, translated as MAFKGKAVDSKTVLLNLLLCLLIFYSLFYMIASVCFGAFRLDHFDGLIPFDFKTEPIESNSKYLVNLLSLELTYFCSGLLFAAVVRGRVWDYALTVTLLHVVITSLVMLEFPMVWQWWLALGSGLFLMICNGQLIAYFTCQSDQSYASFSIY; from the exons ATGGCATTCAAAGGCAAAGCGGTCGACTCGAAG ACCGTGCTCctcaacctgctgctgtgtctgCTCATATTTTACTCTCTTTTCTACATGATCGCCAGCGTGTGCTTCGGTGCCTTCAG GCTGGATCACTTTGACGGACTGATCCCATTCGACTTTAAGACGGAACCCATTGAATCCAACTCCAAATACTTGG TGAACCTCCTGTCCTTGGAGCTCACCTACTTTTGCAGCGGCCTTCTGTTTGCTGCGGTGGTGAGGGGGCGAGTGTGGGACTACGCCCTCACTGTCACACTCCTGCATGTTGTGATCACCAGCCTCG TAATGCTGGAGTTTCCCATGGTGTGGCAGTGGTGGCTGGCTTtag GAAGCGGCTTGTTTCTGATgatctgcaacggtcagctgaTTGCTTATTTCACCTGCCAGAGTGACCAGAGCTACGCCTCCTTCAGCATCTACTGA